The Lactuca sativa cultivar Salinas chromosome 2, Lsat_Salinas_v11, whole genome shotgun sequence genome includes a window with the following:
- the LOC128132059 gene encoding ricin B-like lectin R40G3 produces MTITTDQSNDKEPQYPPPMNTGNHYEQPLPPPHVNHHYNREQPPFFPLPPPFHEFRSYKDVLICLSNLFFHLRLNHHNASCPDCHDESHLPPNPIANSHNEQPPEIFDSYLPEYHLLASPPQPFYHVSPVSSCHHNLHIPPIIRPPTNYMDNKPTFRVYTKAKTDYSLTIRNGKVILAPTNSSDLHQHWIKDEKFGRSIKDEKGNPAFALVNKATGEAMKFSIGVTYPVQLKKYNPNEVDMSVLWSEGNDLGDGYRSFRTVTNIHLHLDACKGVKEYGGVHDGTEIILWEWNDGDNQKWIIFPY; encoded by the exons ATGACCATCACCACCGACCAATCCAATGACAAGGAACCACAATACCCACCTCCGATGAACACCGGTAACCATTATGAACAACCACTTCCACCACCTCACGTAAACCACCATTACAACCGTGAACAACCACCCTTTTTTCCTCTTCCACCTCCTTTCCATGAGTTTCGAAGTTACAAAGATGTTTTGATTTGCCTTTCCAACCTCTTCTTCCACCTTCGTCTCAATCACCACAACGCCTCCTGCCCCGACTGTCATGATGAATCTCATCTACCACCAAATCCGATTGCTAACAGCCACAATGAACAACCGCCTGAAATTTTTGATTCTTACCTCCCAGAGTACCACCTTCTGGCATCACCACCGCAACCTTTCTACCATGTCTCTCCCGTGAGCAGCTGCCACCACAACCTTCACATTCCTCCGATTATCCGTCCACCCACAAATTATATGGACAATAAACCCACATTTCGGGTCTATACCAAGGCAAAAACTGATTACTCTCTCACTATACGTAATGGAAAAGTGATTCTTGCTCCAACTAATTCTTCTGATCTTCATCAG cattggatcaaagACGAGAAATTTGGTAGGAGCATTAAGGATGAAAAAGGTAATCCCGCTTTTGCCTTGGTCAACAAAGCCACCGGTGAAGCTATGAAATTTTCAATCGGTGTAACTTATCCG GTTCAGCTGAAGAAATACAACCCTAATGAAGTCGACATGAGTGTTCTTTGGAGTGAGGGCAATGACTTGGGTGATGGTTATAGGTCATTTAGGACAGTCACCAATATTCATCTTCATCTAGATGCATGTAAGGGTGTTAAAGAATATGGTGGTGTTCATGACGGCACTGAAATTATTTTGTGGGAATGGAATGATGGCGATAACCAAAAGTGGATCATATTCCCGTATT GA